AACGTTCCGCTTCTCCAAAACCCATACAACCAAGGCAAAGTCTTGATACATCTAATCCCGTGTTACCAAGTTTGGTATATTCCATTTGCAAGTCCCCACTTTCCATATAATGAAGTCTTTTACCTTTTCATTTTAAGTATAAATATTTACGTGATTCTTACAATTGTTAAATAGCTTAATTTTGTTAATTTTTGAACAAATCCAATAAAATTGTTCATTATTTTTCAAGTGTATAGTGAACGGTTGGACTCGCTGGTTTTTCTTTCCCCATATGAAATCTCACTACTCGTGGATCATCATCCAACCCTTTTTTATTTATAAACATGAGTCTTTGTTTCTCAGCGTTTTGAAAACATTAAAAAGCAGTGTGATTTCTAAATGTGAAATCCACTGGCTTTTTAAATTCCTATTTTCATAAGACCACATATCTTGGCGATAACTTAATTTAAGTGAATAACTTAACAATATCACTATTATAGAGTCCTTTTTATTCTGTTAATCTTGAAAAAACTTATAAAATTGCTATCCAAATTTTCAATGCTGTCACTAAAATTAAAATACCCATTATACTTTGCAAAACTTTTGTGTTCACTCTTTTTCCTGTGTTGGCTCCTATAGGAGAAGCAATTAGACCTGCAACAACCATAATAAGTGAAGGCAGGATTGGAACTTGCCCTGTTGCAATTTTTCCCGAAACAGCCCCAACTGACGAAATAAGTGTAATTGCTAAGGAAGAGGCAATTGTCATTCTTGTTGATATATTTAAAACAACAAGCATGATAGGAACTAAAAGAAATGCTCCTCCTGCCCCTACTATGCCAGCCCCTATGCCTACTGCAAAAGCAAATAATGATGCAAGCCATTTGTTAAATTTCACTTGTTCTAAAGGGATATCATCAATACCCTTTTTAGCAACAAGCATCAAGACAACAGCAATAAGAGCTAAAATACCATAAACGATATTAATTCCACTTTCGGGTATGTGAGTAGAGCCAAATCCCCCAATAAAACTTCCAATCAAAATACTAATTCCCATGTAAGTAATTAACGTTTTATTTAAATAACCTCCCTTACGGTATGCCAAAACACCACCAACTGGTTTGTTGACTTACTGGAAAAATTAAATGTTTTTTCACCCTAAATTCCCGGTATTTATCCTGATTATTAGACATATTCAAATAAGCCACGGAGTATATTGGATTAATCAAATTGAATCAGAGAGGGCGTTCGCCATAACCGCTGTAAGGCTAATGGCTTAATGAAAAAAATAATTAAAGCTTGGATGAGGGTCGCCTTTTTTATTGGGCTAACTTGGAAGAATAGTAAAGCGGAATTATTACTTATAACAAATTCATAAATCATAAAGGCAGGTAAAAAATGTGGTAGGTGTTGTAAAATAAATAATTATTAAAATTTAGTATTGCTAAATGGCCAGCAAAAATTTTGCACTTTTTTTACTAGTTACTCCCGAAAGTTGTATAGAACCCCCGCGGAATTATGGTAATTGATTCGTCGCGCTTACACCGGTATTGGTTATAATTATTGTTCCTGTGTTGCCTTGTCCAGCCGCATAAATTGATTTTGATACAGATTTCGGTGAATTAATAACTGACCCACCGAAGTTGACAACCCCTCCTGAAATCTTACCAATATTGATACAATCCTTTTTAACAACCAAATTTATTCCCCCCTAAAGTCACTCTTAAAATAGGTGCAGGCTGGTATACTTATTTATATAAGAGATAACCATTTAGTTCTGGTAGGGCCTGGGTTGACGGACATGTAAAAAAGCACCAAGGAATGTTCGTGCGTACGGCTTCTCATTCCTTGGTCTTTTTTTTACTATTTTAGTTATTTCTAATAATTGGCTGATCGATTACATTGATGTCCATATAATTTGTAGCACTTCCGATGGTATTTGTTACCACTGCTCCCCCTGTGTTACCTCCTCCTGAGCCTAAATGAGTTTTTGATGCAGTCTTTGGTGTGATAAAGGATACATCACCAAATTTAACAATACCATTTGTTGTAACACTTTCTATTGTTAATGGTCCATTAATAATTGCTGGCATTTTGGCATCTCTCCGTTTCTTTCAAGTTATCGCTTTAATTATTCCCAGAAACTGGTTGGTCAATTGCACTCGGATCTACATAATTCGTAGCACTTGCACCTGTATTTGTTATCACTAGTGCCCCTGTGTTAAAACCTCCGGCACCACCAGGGGTTTTAGATGCAACCTTTGGTGAAATAAATAGGGAATCACCAAAGTCTACGACCCCGTTTCCAGTGATATTATTTATGTTAATGGGTCCACCGATAATCGCAGGCATATTGGCAGTCATCCTTTTCATTTAAGTAAACTCGTTTTAATACATTATGCGTAATTCCTGTTCTTGTGCTTTTATTGCAGGCGTCTTTTCTTTTGGATATTTATCTGCAAAGAAAACCTAACTGTATAAGTGACACAGTTTTATTAAAGTTCTGCAATTTCAACTTAAAGTACAGGTGTTTTAGTACCATTAGGAATAAAATTTAAGAGCCTAAAATATGCAAATATTTATGGACTACTTGCGTATTTTGGCTCTTTTTAAATTTATATAATCAGAAAAAGTTGCGAAAATTTGTAGGCAGTATAATTGGAAATATATTGTCGGATTAAAGCTTAGGTAAGAACTTACAGATCTTAAAAAAGCGATAAAAGAACGGCTGAAACCTCTAGCCCTTAAACCTACTATGTGTTTTTAGTTCAAAGTTCTTGCTTTTTTATATTTTACATCCCTTAACGTTAGATAAATCATAAATCCGAGGTCAACTATAATAATGGCAATTGCTGACCATTGCCCACCAGTAAAATGATAATAGCGAGGGGAGTCTCCCCGAAAATACTCTAAAATGAATCGTTCAAAGAAATAGAGAAAAACGTAAAATGAGAGAATCCATCCTTTAACTAACCGTTGACCAGCAAATATAAGAATCATAAATAAGATACAGAAAAGAATCATATCTCCTTGGCTTTCCCAAACTTCAGCAGGCCACAATGGTTGGCTACCATAGTAATTGTAGGCATAAGAACCTTTTGGATACACAATACCAAAATTCCCTCCTGTGGGACTTCCAAAGGCATCTCCATTCATAAAACAAGCAATTCGGCCAATGCCTTGAGCCAAAATCATAGCCGGTGAAAGATAATCAGCAAATTCTAAAAAACTTATTTTATGATAACGTGAGTAAATAAATAATGTATCAATCCCTCCAGCAATCGCCCCTTCTACTGAAATACCTCCTGTCCAAATTTCAAGAATTTGGAGTGGGTGTTTCGAATATGTCGGCCATTGAAACACAAAGACATGCCAAATTCGAGCCCCAATTATTGCACCAACCACACCGTAAATAAGGAAGTTTTGTAAATGCTGATAGTAAATGGTCTTTCTTGTTAAAGCCAGGCCAACACCAAAGCCGAGTAAAATAGCAAGAAGCGAGAGTACTGCATGTGTTTGAACCTCATAGCCAAAAAGGTTAAATAAATCCTTATGCATTGTTTTAATACATCCCTTCAACATATCTGTAAGTTATTTTTATTATTGATAGAAATAGTTAAACTCAAAAATTAGCATTCAATTACTTTATTGATCGTATAAGGGGTTCACCTAAAGTGGACCCAGAAGTAAGAACTGGTAAAACGGAAATTTTGTTCGTACTTATGGAAAACATAAATGAAGGGCGTTACTAAATGAAACGCCTTTGAATTAACTAAACACCAAATTCTTTTGTCTGGTACCTGTCATTATGACTTAGTTCTTTTTATAATTTTCAAATGTAAGCAGAAGAGTGCAAAATGAACAAACTGCAATGACAAAATACGATGACTAAAAAGATTAAAATTAAATGACTAGGTCTTGAAGGTTCATATTCCTTTAAAAAGAGTTGATAAATAATTCCTCCAAGCGTAACCCCAAAACTTATGCCAATGGTCCTGGACATATTAAAACTCCTCCTGCAATCCTTAATTCATTTTTAGGGGCATTGCCCATGATACTACTATTATTCGGAGGAGTAAACATTTCAACGCCTAAACCAAGTAAGAAGAGACCGATACATGTGATGATATCGATTCCAGTTAAATCGATCACAGTTAACGCAAAAGAACCAAGTGTGGCCATCGACAGACCCAATAGCGGGGTAATGGATGCAGAAGATTCTATAAAAATTCATCTCCATGAAATAATTAACCCAAAACGAAAATTTCAAGCAGCAAAAATCATTCGTATTTGCAGGTAATTCCTATTTTTTA
Above is a genomic segment from Neobacillus endophyticus containing:
- a CDS encoding spore germination protein, whose translation is MVVKKDCINIGKISGGVVNFGGSVINSPKSVSKSIYAAGQGNTGTIIITNTGVSATNQLP
- a CDS encoding spore germination protein translates to MPAIINGPLTIESVTTNGIVKFGDVSFITPKTASKTHLGSGGGNTGGAVVTNTIGSATNYMDINVIDQPIIRNN
- a CDS encoding spore germination protein; this translates as MKRMTANMPAIIGGPININNITGNGVVDFGDSLFISPKVASKTPGGAGGFNTGALVITNTGASATNYVDPSAIDQPVSGNN
- the lgt gene encoding prolipoprotein diacylglyceryl transferase, giving the protein MHKDLFNLFGYEVQTHAVLSLLAILLGFGVGLALTRKTIYYQHLQNFLIYGVVGAIIGARIWHVFVFQWPTYSKHPLQILEIWTGGISVEGAIAGGIDTLFIYSRYHKISFLEFADYLSPAMILAQGIGRIACFMNGDAFGSPTGGNFGIVYPKGSYAYNYYGSQPLWPAEVWESQGDMILFCILFMILIFAGQRLVKGWILSFYVFLYFFERFILEYFRGDSPRYYHFTGGQWSAIAIIIVDLGFMIYLTLRDVKYKKARTLN